In Acidobacteriota bacterium, the DNA window CCGACTCGGGCAGCCCACCCCGGGCCACACGGCCGCCAGGGCCGAGAGCACCTCCCCGGCGGAGACGGCGCCCATGCACTCTCGATGGGCGCAGTCCGCCCCCGAACAGAGCCGGCGGACCCCCTTCTTGTGAATTACCCGGTGCCGGTCGCCGAAGGGACGGTTGACCACGGGATCCGTCGGTCCCAGGACGGCCACCGTAGGCACGCCCAGCAGGGCCGAGAGGTGCATGGCGCCCGTGTCCGCGCCGACGAAGGCCCCGGCCCGCCGAATCACGGCCACCAGCCGGTCCAGGGTCCAGTCGGGGATCGCGTCCAGTCCCTCCTGAGGGGGGAGGGATTCGACGAGGTCCGCCTCTTCGGGACCCCAACCGAGAAGGGTGCGCCGGCCGAGACGAACCCAAACCTCCCGGGCCAGCTCCAGATACCGGAAGGGAGGCCACCGCTTTCGGGCCTGAGCGCGGCTCGTCCCCAAGAAGGCGAAAAGGAAGGCCCCCTCCGTGAGGCTTTTTTTCGCGAGGAACTCGTCCACCTCGCGCTGGGCCGACTCGGGAAGGGAAGGCTCGAGGAATCTTGCCGCCGGCTGGGAGAACCCCAGCGCGCGCAGGGCGCCGGAGTAGCGGTCATAGCGGGACATCCGGACCTCCGGCCCCGGCCGAAGGGTGTGGTCGTACAAAAGATGGCTGTGTTCCCTGCCGAACCCTCTTGCGTAGCCGGCTACCGCTTCGGCTCCCGAGGCCCGCCCGACCAACGCGGATCGAAGGATGCCGTGGAGGTCAAGGGCCAGATCATACCGCCCCTCCTGAAGCGTGCGGAGGTACTCCTTCATGGCCCGGCCCCATCGGACCGGATGGCGGACCGGCGATCCCGGAGAACGCCTCGGATACGCGATGACCTCTGAAGCCACGGGGAAGAGTTCCAGGAGGGGCATGAACCGGTCCTCCACAGTCAGGTCGACGCGACCCGCCTCCCTTCCCAGGACCGCGAGGGCCGGAAGCAGGCGGGCGATGTCGCCCATCGAGGAGAGGCGGATGGCCAGGATCGAGGCGCCCCGGTAGTCCCGCATGGAATGCAGGATAGCACAGGATTTCTTGACACATTTTCAGGGGGAGGCCGATAATCGTGGGCGGAGGTGGACATGGCCCCCCAGCCCCGAGAGCTTCGCAAGGGAGAGCTTCTCACCATCCTCGGCGAGATCGTTCAAAACCAGGACACGGGAACCCTCGTGCTCCAGAGGGACCAGCTCAGCAAGTTCCTGTACGCCCAGGACGGACAGCTCATCTTTGCCGCCTCCAACGCCTCCGAGGACAAGTTCACGGAAATCCTCATCGAACAGGGGAAGCTCACGCCCGACCAGCTGGCGCTGGCCATGGACAAGAAGGGCAACCGGACCATCGGCCGAACCCTTGTGGAGCTCGGTTTCCTCGCCTCCTCGGACCTTCTGGACGCACTAGTGGACCAGATGCGACGGATCGCCGTTTCGGCGGCCAATTGGGACCGGGGCCACGCGGTCTTCAAACCGGGCGTCCTCCCCCCCAATCTCGCCAAGCTGCCCGTGTCCACCCCGCGATTCGTGCTCGATACGGCTCTCGCCGTGGAGGACCGCGAGTGGGCCGTCGAGGCTCTCGGTGGAATGGAGAGGCCTCTCTCCCTGACCGCCGCCGGACGGACCGCCGCCCCCTCCCTTCCCCTGAGCGCCGCGGAGCGGACGGTTCTGGAGGCCGTGGACGGTTCCCGTAACGCGCGCCAAATCGCCGAAGCCTCCGGGGCGGATCCCTTCTTCGCCTCCAGGCTCCTTATCGGCCTGACCCGCTTGGGCCTCCTGGACATCCAGTCCGCCGCGCCGGAGGCCGCCGCGACCGAGGAGGATCCTCGCTTCGACCTGAATTTCCTCGACATCCAGGCTCCCTCCGCGCCGCCCGTCCCGGGACCCACGCCGTCCTCTCCCGTTCCCGAAGCGGTTCCAACCCCTCCGCCCCCCCCCGAGGACGCGTCCTCCGGCGCCGTTTCGCCGTCCTTGCCCCCTCCCATCCGGGTGGAATCGGGACCGGTGGCTCACCGTCCTGCTCCCCCCTTTCGGCCCATTCGGATCGATACGGCGCCGCCCAAGTTCG includes these proteins:
- a CDS encoding glycosyltransferase family 9 protein, with product MRDYRGASILAIRLSSMGDIARLLPALAVLGREAGRVDLTVEDRFMPLLELFPVASEVIAYPRRSPGSPVRHPVRWGRAMKEYLRTLQEGRYDLALDLHGILRSALVGRASGAEAVAGYARGFGREHSHLLYDHTLRPGPEVRMSRYDRYSGALRALGFSQPAARFLEPSLPESAQREVDEFLAKKSLTEGAFLFAFLGTSRAQARKRWPPFRYLELAREVWVRLGRRTLLGWGPEEADLVESLPPQEGLDAIPDWTLDRLVAVIRRAGAFVGADTGAMHLSALLGVPTVAVLGPTDPVVNRPFGDRHRVIHKKGVRRLCSGADCAHRECMGAVSAGEVLSALAAVWPGVGCPSRGEEPIP
- a CDS encoding DUF4388 domain-containing protein — encoded protein: MAPQPRELRKGELLTILGEIVQNQDTGTLVLQRDQLSKFLYAQDGQLIFAASNASEDKFTEILIEQGKLTPDQLALAMDKKGNRTIGRTLVELGFLASSDLLDALVDQMRRIAVSAANWDRGHAVFKPGVLPPNLAKLPVSTPRFVLDTALAVEDREWAVEALGGMERPLSLTAAGRTAAPSLPLSAAERTVLEAVDGSRNARQIAEASGADPFFASRLLIGLTRLGLLDIQSAAPEAAATEEDPRFDLNFLDIQAPSAPPVPGPTPSSPVPEAVPTPPPPPEDASSGAVSPSLPPPIRVESGPVAHRPAPPFRPIRIDTAPPKFEPLFPEDEPVPPPPSESSSDAGGSSDLPATRPFKRWLLYGAAASAVAILSLAAVWYFFLRPSDYVPLTPAPAAPAPVVVAGDSGEPPVSPAPALPEETASTQAPQTAVLPPETARQEPPAPGGTTPPPTIRTPPPPAP